The following proteins are co-located in the Hypomesus transpacificus isolate Combined female chromosome 23, fHypTra1, whole genome shotgun sequence genome:
- the LOC124485710 gene encoding piggyBac transposable element-derived protein 4-like has translation MARKQLSEQDIRDLFFQSDDEGDFAEEVNGSSSDSEDGDLPVNLVAIANPEPEGDGGRDELEAVSSTGWRAASNFSPPGPAVFFDSSHSCVQTPPASVSEASCFKLFLTEDLVRDIVEETNRYASQLQEQSAPGVGKLAKWLPTNIDEMYSFLMAMLLMGVVKKSSLREYWSTDPMLATPFFASLFSQDRFLLLLRCLHFQDNEMADASDPLNKIRNIFHGITSAFGRVFVPFKDLCIDKSLMLWKGRLRFRQFIPAKRHRFGVKFFVLCDVRTGYVQDMLIYTGSTTDIQHHDLLGISGSVVMTLLAPHLRKGHVLYVDNWYSSPTLFQHLLSLGTGACGTVRSNRKGMPPFTCKMRKGDVEFKENGQQLAVKWHDKRDVHVISTVHASGMAATGKVDRVTGEGIVKPCCVLDYNRKMGAVDKGDMLNSYVPCARKTTKWYKKVFFHLLDNAVLNGFIVHRQLSGKTIPYQEYRMNLIRQVLEVHHTARRPSAGGRPAADNPLRLTGRHFPSEIPQTDVQGNKTRRQCKVCKSSTRRSKQRQLTKYVCALQHPPVFCSVF, from the exons ATGGCGAGAAAGCAATTATCCGAGCAAGACATCAGAGACCTGTTTTTTCAATCGGATGATGAAGGGGATTTTGCCGAGGAAGTCAATGGCAGTAGTAGCGACAGTGAGGATGGAGATCTTCCTGTCAATCTTGTGGCTATTGCTAACCCTGAGCCTGAGGGCGATGGAGGCAGGGATGAACTGGAGGCGGTTAGCTCTACCGGCTGGAGAGCTGCTAGCAACTTCAGTCCCCCTGGACCTGCTGTTTTTTTTGATAGCAGTCATTCTTGTGTCCAAACCCCACCTGCATCTGTTTCTGAGGCAAGTTGCTTCAAACTTTTTTTAACAGAGGACCTGGTTAGGGATATCGTCGAGGAAACTAATAGATATGCCTCTCAGCTGCAGGAGCAGAGCGCGCCAGGAGTGGGTAAGCTGGCTAAGTGGCTACCCACAAACATAGATGAGATGTACTCATTTCTCATGGCAATGCTACTCATGGGTGTTGTGAAGAAGTCCTCTCTGAGAGAGTACTGGAGCACAGACCCCATGCTTGCCACTCCTTTTTTTGCTTCCCTGTTCTCACAGGAccgcttcctcctccttctccgctGTCTTCATTTCCAAGACAACGAAATGGCAGATGCAAGTGACCCTCTAAACAAGATCAGGAACATTTTCCATGGTATTACCTCTGCCTTTGGTCGGGTCTTTGTTCCTTTCAAGGATCTCTGTATAGACAAGTCCTTGATGCTGTGGAAGGGTAGGCTGCGCTTCCGTCAATTCATACCGGCAAAAAGGCACAGGTTTGGAGTCAAGTTCTTTGTGTTGTGTGATGTACGTACTGGCTATGTTCAGGACATGCTCATATACACAGGATCCACAACAGACATCCAGCATCATGATCTGCTTGGGATCTCAGGGTCTGTGGTCATGACTTTGCTTGCTCCACACCTGAGGAAAGGCCATGTACTGTACGTGGACAACTGGTACAGCAGTCCAACCCTCTTTCAACATCTCCTGTCTCTTGGAACAGGTGCCTGTGGGACTGTGCGGTCCAACAGGAAGGGGATGCCACCTTTCACCTGTAaaatgagaaagggagatgTTGAGTTCAAGGAGAATGGACAACAGCTGGCAGTGAAGTGGCATGACAAGAGGGATGTGCATGTCATCTCCACTGTGCATGCATCTGGAATGGCTGCCACTGGAAAAGTGGACCGTGTCACCGGAGAGGGAATTGTAAAGCCATGCTGTGTCCTGGATTACAATAGGAAGATGGGAGCCGTGGATAAGGGTGATATGCTCAATAGCTACGTACCCTGTGCACGAAAGACCACCAAGTGGTACAAGAAGGTATTTTTTCATCTTCTTGACAATGCAGTCCTCAATGGCTTCATTGTCCATCGCCAACTGTCAG GGAAGACCATACCTTACCAGGAGTACAGGATGAACCTGATACGGCAGGTCCTTGAAGTGCACCACACAGCTCGGCGTCCCTCAGCTGGTGGCCGTCCTGCTGCAGACAATCCTCTCCGACTGACAGGCAGGCACTTCCCCTCTGAGATTCCTCAGACCGACGTTCAAGGAAACAAGACCCGGCGGCAGTGCAAAGTCTGCAAATCAAGCACACGTCGGTCAAAGCAGAGGCAGCTCACAAAATACGTGTGCGCCTTGCAACACCCCCCTGTGTTCTGCTCCGTGTTTTGA